The following are encoded in a window of Cyprinus carpio isolate SPL01 chromosome A13, ASM1834038v1, whole genome shotgun sequence genomic DNA:
- the LOC109101339 gene encoding TATA-box-binding protein-like, giving the protein MEQNNSLTPFPQGLASPPGAMTPVMPIFSPTMRYNTGLTPQPVQNTNSLSLLEEQQRQQQQQQQQQAASQQQGVMVGASGQTPQLYHSQVSTTTALPGNTPVHTTPLTPMTPITPATPASESSGILPQLQNIVSTVNLGCKLDLKTIALRARNAEYNPKRFAAVIMRIREPRTTALIFSSGKMVCTGAKSEVQSRLAARKYARVVQKLGFPAKFLDFKIQNMVGSCDVKFPIRLEGLVLTHQQFSSYEPELFPGLIYRMIKPRIVLLIFVSGKVVLTGAKVRAEIYEAFENIYPILKGFRKTT; this is encoded by the exons ATGGAGCAGAACAACAGCCTCACTCCTTTCCCTCAAGGGCTGGCATCTCCGCCG GGAGCCATGACACCTGTCATGCCCATTTTCAGTCCCACGATGAGGTACAACACAGGTCTTACACCACAGCCAGTGCAGAACACCAACAGCTTGTCCCTTCTGGAGGAGCAGCAGcgacagcagcagcaacaacaacaacaacaagcagcCTCACAACAGCAGGGTGTGATGGTGGGAGCTTCAGGCCAGACACCACAGCTCTACCACTCGCAGGTCTCCACCACAACGGCACTGCCAGGCAACACGCCAGTTCATACAACACCTCTCACCCCTATGACCCCCATCACTCCTGCCACACCAGCCTCAGAGAGTTCTGGCATCCTCCCCCAATTAC agaatatagtGTCCACTGTAAACCTTGGGTGCAAACTTGACTTGAAGACGATAGCACTTCGAGCCAGAAATGCTGAATATAATCCAAAG CGTTTTGCTGCCGTCATCATGAGAATACGAGAACCCAGAACAACAGCTCTCATCTTCAGCTCAGGGAAGATGGTGTGCACGGGAGCGAAAAG TGAGGTACAGTCCCGATTGGCAGCCAGAAAATATGCCAGAGTGGTACAGAAGTTGGGTTTTCCTGCTAAATTCTTAGACTTCAAAATTCAGAACATGGTGGGCAGCTGCGACGTCAAGTTTCCCATCCGATTAGAGGGCCTGGTGCTTACACACCAACAGTTTAGcag CTATGAACCAGAGTTATTTCCCGGATTAATCTACAGAATGATCAAACCCAGAATCGTCCTTTTAATATTCGTTTCAGGCAAAGTTGTACTTACAG GTGCAAAGGTTAGAGCAGAGATCTATGAAGCATTTGAGAATATATACCCCATCCTGAAAGGATTCAGGAAAACTACGTAA